From Salarias fasciatus chromosome 12, fSalaFa1.1, whole genome shotgun sequence, the proteins below share one genomic window:
- the LOC115397774 gene encoding glycine-rich cell wall structural protein 2-like: MLQQQRLPVTVFLSLLLLATLVPGVEARRGRGGGGFSRGGGGSPGRGWGGQAYRPAPVVIQNRGPSAGKVAGAAAAGAIGGAMLGSALSRPGYGGGYGYGGGYGGGYGGYGGYGGGFGYPRYGGGGGGGGYGSRPGYEPEGSGDMEYYTGASSGPIYNSIIVVIGSLLSLLVGHWVAAL, from the coding sequence AtgttgcagcagcagagacttCCGGTCACGGTGTTCCTCAGCTTGCTGCTTCTCGCCACTCTGGTCCCCGGCGTCGAGGCCCGCCGCGGCCGTGGAGGCGGGGGCTTTagccggggaggaggaggaagccccggccggggctgGGGGGGTCAGGCCTACAGGCCGGCTCCCGTGGTGATCCAGAACAGGGGCCCCAGTGCGGGGAAGGTGGCCGGGGCCGCTGCTGCGGGGGCCATAGGAGGCGCCATGCTCGGCTCTGCCCTGAGCCGCCCCGGGTACGGAGGAGGATACGGATACGGGGGAGGATACGGGGGAGGATACGGCGGGTACGGGGGATACGGAGGAGGATTTGGATACCCACGctatggcggcggcggcggcggcggcggctacgGCTCCAGGCCCGGCTATGAGCCCGAGGGCTCCGGAGACATGGAGTACTACACAGGGGCCTCCAGTGGCCCCATCTACAACAGCATCATCGTGGTGATCGGCTCGCTGCTGTCTCTGCTCGTGGGCCACTGGGTGGCGGCCCTGTAG